Proteins co-encoded in one Candidatus Poribacteria bacterium genomic window:
- a CDS encoding BMP family ABC transporter substrate-binding protein, whose translation MKNFSIFSKYFFIAFGLLLICGCEAIQDVILTESPSETDVAPLRVTMVYPSDCVGSAAYCDAFHIGVKAAEEKLGITLIEVNGMENDPIATEMLLRDAVQNSELVLTAGYQMGDVLARVAPEFPDVKFAIFDVVLDIPNVASVNYKSNEGSFLVGAIAALKSESGKIGYIGGVDVPLLREFEAG comes from the coding sequence GTGAAAAATTTTAGCATTTTTAGCAAATACTTTTTTATAGCATTCGGGTTACTTTTAATCTGTGGTTGCGAGGCAATTCAAGATGTCATTCTCACTGAGTCACCGAGTGAAACAGATGTAGCACCGCTTCGTGTAACCATGGTATATCCGAGCGATTGCGTTGGTTCGGCGGCTTACTGTGATGCCTTCCATATCGGTGTAAAAGCTGCAGAGGAAAAACTTGGAATTACGCTAATTGAAGTAAACGGTATGGAAAACGATCCGATCGCTACCGAAATGCTCCTAAGAGATGCAGTACAAAATTCAGAACTTGTTTTGACAGCAGGTTATCAAATGGGAGACGTGCTTGCCCGTGTAGCACCGGAATTTCCTGATGTCAAATTTGCAATTTTTGATGTTGTTCTTGACATTCCAAATGTGGCTTCTGTGAACTATAAATCCAACGAAGGTTCATTTCTGGTCGGGGCAATTGCGGCTTTAAAATCGGAAAGCGGTAAAATCGGCTATATTGGTGGAGTGGATGTTCCGTTGTTACGCGAATTTGAAGCGGGTTAG
- a CDS encoding NUDIX hydrolase has protein sequence MNHPKHIVAASGLISHSDGKILLIRSPRRGWEFPGGQVEEGENLIEALQREIQEEAGITASIGPLVGVYSNIKTPTKLAFGFLGDYVSGELTTSDESLETEWVARHSALQRVSHPAIYDKMKDMLDFSGRVIYRVYTNDPYQICEERFL, from the coding sequence ATGAACCATCCAAAACACATTGTTGCTGCTTCTGGTTTGATAAGTCATTCCGACGGTAAAATCTTGCTCATACGGAGTCCGCGCCGTGGATGGGAATTTCCAGGTGGTCAAGTTGAAGAAGGTGAAAACCTTATTGAAGCGTTACAACGCGAGATTCAAGAAGAGGCAGGTATCACTGCATCAATTGGGCCGCTGGTTGGTGTCTACTCCAACATCAAAACACCCACTAAATTGGCGTTTGGTTTCTTAGGAGATTACGTCTCTGGCGAATTGACCACGAGTGACGAGAGTTTAGAAACCGAGTGGGTCGCACGTCATTCGGCTTTACAACGTGTATCCCATCCAGCTATTTATGACAAAATGAAAGATATGCTTGATTTTTCGGGACGTGTCATCTACCGCGTTTATACTAATGATCCATATCAGATTTGTGAGGAACGTTTCCTGTGA